Part of the Candidatus Binatia bacterium genome is shown below.
GATCCAGCAGCCGTCGCGCGAAAGGAAACGGTTTTCGACCCAGTCCATCGTCATCGGCACGTGGCGGCACTCGTTGCGATAGGCATGCAGGCGACCCTGGTAGCGGATCACGAAACCCTCGCGAGGCGGGTTGCCGCTGCCGATGCGGAACTTGGCGGTGCGGCCTTCGGCGAGGGACGCGTCGTCGCAGACGGTGATCCTGGTTTCGCCCACGTCCTCACGCTAGCAGCGCCGGCACTTCGATGGGAGCGATGACGTCGCGCTCGCGAGTGCGCACCGCGCGCCTGGTTCTCGGCGGGATTGCGGTCGTCTACCTCGTCGCGTTCGTCTCGCTGGCCGTGCAGATCGACGGCCTGTACGGCAGCCGCGGCATCCTTCCGGTTGGCGACTACCTCCAGTGGATACA
Proteins encoded:
- a CDS encoding Rieske 2Fe-2S domain-containing protein; this encodes MGETRITVCDDASLAEGRTAKFRIGSGNPPREGFVIRYQGRLHAYRNECRHVPMTMDWVENRFLSRDGCWIQCATHGALYEIASGVCVAGPPAGKTLLRLAVEVTAGSIVVSVPDEEQDVAQDVARDVARDRAPVRRAIRAK